TATTTTTCATCCATTAGTTGGAGAGTATCGTGTAAGATTTGTGCGTCTTCCGATAAATCTAAGTTCTCCTCATAAAATTGTGGCGGATGATTTTGGATTGTTTTTTTTAGTTTTTGTTTCTCTCGTTTATTTTTTTTGAAAAAATCTTTCGAAACATTTAAGGTGACACTATAAAGCCACGTTGAAAATTTCCCACGAGAGTATTTATCTAAAAACCGGTAGACTTTTATAAAAACTTCTTGGGTGACATCTTGTAAATCTTCTTCTCGAACACCTATTTGTCTAGCAAATCGTTCAACTGTTGCATAGTATGCATCAATCAAACCTCGAAAAGCTTCGTCATCGCCTTTGAGAGCATCACGGATCCACATTTTTTCAGTTGTTTCGTTCATGCTTTCCGGCCTCCTTTCACTTATTAAACAGACAAAAGCATGAAAAGGTTTCATCATTGATGAAAATGTTCCCTTAAATCATATACGATTTTGTCAATATAGGAGGGGCTTTCATTGTTTTGCCACGTAATGTTCATATTACATGCGCGAGAAAAAAAAGGTGGAAAAATTTTACGGAAGTAGTTGACTGAATATTGTTAATAGTGTTATGATCGTTTTTAGAATTTCCAAAATTTATATGTGAGGAGGGATCAGCATGATTTTCATGAAACAACAACCACGGAAGCACAACTTTACAAT
The Bacillus shivajii DNA segment above includes these coding regions:
- a CDS encoding RNA polymerase sigma factor, with translation MNETTEKMWIRDALKGDDEAFRGLIDAYYATVERFARQIGVREEDLQDVTQEVFIKVYRFLDKYSRGKFSTWLYSVTLNVSKDFFKKNKREKQKLKKTIQNHPPQFYEENLDLSEDAQILHDTLQLMDEKYRIPIVLFYFHEASIQEIAAIMSMRESTIKTRLKRGKERLRKQLEEGGHFHESRAF